A part of Plasmodium sp. gorilla clade G2 genome assembly, chromosome: 8 genomic DNA contains:
- a CDS encoding RNA-binding protein, putative, with translation MFFNFSRKKKSEERLEEERSNTCEETEQVEETSNNKRGRKQKEKDEKVKSVEDNLDEEYDVGKNKTQEKKKRKYTRKTGATATTNTTTTTTTKRGRKSKKEKDEEIEENEKKNEIKDENVNNIGKSDDNEEKDNKENNDENDEIKITEELKDKDAKASALTLEILGDIPDADMKPPENILFVCKLNPVTEEEDLKIIFSRFGNIKSCKIIKDKVTNNSLQYGFIEFEKKEDCLNAYFEMDNVVIDDRRIHVDFCQSLSKYKNEYLKDNMNSDNVNNKKQKWDEATCIKKEENNEDNIRVFKYESDHNNKEHNNDRNKRRDSKEDLENVKYKKYDNDNKRNYFSKYKYDKDNNYNNNDRKFSHHYYRNSSYKYKNSNNHNFMHSKNQYYRKNLNYYDNKNKYYKNVHNTAIGKRNYSPSDMIKRNNYNRRNSRSLSTRDRRTRVEGNTKDYDRYKKKEHEHKNTEEHMNNDQKKQNDDEISNYENKTNDEHKTNEESYRRSIEGSQKSDNVKNNKVSKSASKSYDKPELYDVDYNDDISDYEKEKNTKNEKGSQSNSTFKISSRRSNRRASQNSSINNKEEHESYTKKESNKYYENKKRKYNDYDKKDDGNYQYPVKDYDNDRKGKYPSFAEEDRNYKRRNYEDKYADKYRDKFPDKYRDKFSDKYYNNNNMRKYSKYNDGYVGDNKKFSKREDHFNYYDEKNKYNKHDIYDKEYYKKRKFTNYNTYNNNDKYHNKDFKSYREEKNTNYYGTDDNKNYHHTDDFHKSYKHKDSKINDDHINISSKYHPNNDYRKPYDNVKDKMPYYSKHNRMSQKQDDYKYADNYKSKYNNKSYEDRRLTNHRDRSFDQEKDYKYSRNNKDDNYHNLNKKDKRRNHSKSFSESRYDYSNKYNDRKKSYKNDKYEKKVKTNNKNHDSPNERNSISISKDSYTNNKKKNSYTLKTESVKSFVSRE, from the coding sequence atgttttttaatttttcaagaaagaaaaaaagtgAAGAGAGACTTGAAGAAGAAAGAAGTAATACATGTGAAGAGACTGAACAAGTTGAAGAAactagtaataataaaagaggaaggaaacaaaaagaaaaagatgagAAAGTAAAATCTGTAGAAGATAATTTGGATGAAGAATATGATgtaggaaaaaataaaacacaagaaaagaaaaaaagaaaatatacaaGGAAAACTGGTGCGACAGCTACGACGAacactactactactacaaCAACAAAGAGAGGTcgaaaaagtaaaaaagaaaaagatgaagagattgaagaaaatgaaaaaaaaaatgaaattaaagatgaaaatgtaaataatataggaaaaagtgatgataatgaagaaaaagataataaagaaaataatgatgaaaatgatgaaataaaaataacagaagaattaaaagataAGGATGCTAAAGCCAGTGCCCTTACGTTAGAAATATTAGGTGATATACCTGATGCTGATATGAAACCTcctgaaaatattttatttgtatgtaAATTAAACCCAGTTACTGAGGAAGAAGatttgaaaataattttttcaagatttggaaatataaaatcatgtaaaattattaaagatAAAGTTACCAATAATTCATTGCAATATGGATTTATtgaatttgaaaaaaaagaagattgTTTAAATGCATATTTTGAAATGGATAATGTTGTAATTGATGATAGAAGAATTCACGTCGATTTTTGTCAGTCCTTGTCAAAATATAAgaatgaatatttaaaagataatatgaACAGCGATAATGTAAATAACAAGAAACAGAAATGGGATGAAGCAActtgtataaaaaaagaagaaaataatgaagataacATTCGTGTCTTTAAATATGAATCTGATCATAATAACAAAGAACATAATAATGATcgaaataaaagaagagaTTCTAAAGAAGATCTTGAAAACGtgaaatataagaaatatgataatgacaataaaagaaattatttttctaaatataaatatgataaagataataattataataataatgataggAAATTttctcatcattattatagaaacagttcatataaatataagaatagTAATAACCACAATTTTATGCATTCGAAAAATcaatattatagaaaaaatctaaattattatgataataaaaataaatattataagaatgTTCATAATACAGCTATAGGAAAAAGAAACTATTCTCCTAGTGATatgataaaaagaaataattataatcgACGTAATAGTCGATCATTGTCAACAAGAGATAGAAGAACAAGGGTTGAAGGGAATACCAAAGATTAtgatagatataaaaaaaaagaacatgaACACAAAAATACTGAAGaacatatgaataatgatcaaaagaaacaaaatgatgatgaaataaGTAATTACGAGAACAAAACAAATGATGAACATAAAACAAATGAAGAATCATATAGAAGAAGTATAGAAGGCTCCCAAAAAAGTGATAAcgttaaaaataataaagtttCCAAATCTGCAAGTAAATCTTATGATAAACCTGAACTATATGACGTtgattataatgatgatatatctGATTatgaaaaagagaaaaacacaaaaaatgaaaaaggaaGTCAAAGTAATTCaacatttaaaatatcaaGTAGGAGAAGTAATAGAAGAGCATCGCAGAACTCatctattaataataaagaagaacATGAAAGCTACACCAAGAAAGAAAGCAATAAATACTatgagaataaaaaaagaaaatataacgATTATGACAAGAAAGATGACGGCAATTATCAATATCCGGTTAAGgattatgataatgataGAAAAGGGAAATATCCATCGTTTGCTGAAGAAGatagaaattataaaagaagaaattatgAAGATAAATATGCAGATAAATATAGAGATAAATTTCCAGATAAATATAGAGATAAATTTTCAGATAAatattacaataataataatatgagaaagtatagtaaatataatgatggTTATGTAGGAGATAACAAAAAATTTAGTAAAAGAGAAGatcattttaattattatgatgaaaagaataaatataataaacatgatatatatgataaagaatattataaaaaaagaaaattcacCAACTACAatacttataataataatgataagtATCATAATAAAGATTTCAAATCATAtagagaagaaaaaaatacaaactATTATGGAacagatgataataaaaattatcatcataCAGATGATTTCCACAAatcatataaacataaagatagcaaaataaatgatgatcatataaatatatcatccAAATATCATCCTAATAATGATTATAGAAAACCTTATGATAATGTAAAGGATAAAATGCCTTATTATTCTAAACATAATAGAATGTCACAAAAACAAGATGATTATAAATATGCagataattataaaagtaaatataataataaatcatatgAAGATAGAAGGTTAACGAATCATAGAGATAGATCGTTTGACCAAGAAAAagattataaatattcaagaaataataaggatgataattatcataatttaaataaaaaagataaaagaagaaatcaTTCTAAATCCTTCTCAGAATCAAGGTATGATTAttctaataaatataatgatagaaaaaaaagttataagaatgataaatatgaaaaaaaagtaaaaacaaataataaaaatcatgATTCTCCAAATGAACGTAATTCAATTAGTATTTCCAAAGATtcatatacaaataataaaaaaaaaaattcatatacCTTAAAAACTGAATCAGTAAAATCTTTTGTTTCACgtgaataa
- a CDS encoding ubiquitin-conjugating enzyme, putative: MSNLAKKRLIRDFRKLQSDSPFGVSGSPIGNDIMKWRAVIFGPADTPWEGGTFHLELLFGNEYPNRPPKVKFLTKMFHPNIYMDGNICIDILQKHWSPIYDISAILTSIQSLLSDPNPNSPANQEAALLFVENRIEYNRRIKNCVKESFNFIEHKAEEDTEKS, translated from the exons ATGTCCAATTTAGCCAAGAAAAGGTTAATTCGGGATTTCAGAAAACTACAAAGTGATTCCCCATTTGGTGTTAGTGGATCACCAATAGGAAATGATATTATGAAATGGAGGGCTGTCATTTTTGGACCAGCTGATACTCCATGGGAAGGTG GTACTTTTCACTTGGAACTTTTATTTGGTAATGAATACCCCAACAGACCACCCAAAGTGAAATTTCTAACAAAAATGTTTCAccccaatatatatatggatggaaatatatgtattgatATTCTTCAAAAACACTGGAGTccaatatatgatatttcaGCAATTTTGACATCCATTCAATCACTTTTAAGTGATCCTAACCCTAACAGTCCAGCCAATCAAGAGGCAGCTCTTTTATTTGTTGAAAATAGAATAGAATATAATAGAAGGATAAAAAATTGTGTGAAGGAATCCTTTAATTTTATAGAACATAAAGCTGAAGAAGATACCGAAAAATCATGA
- a CDS encoding RNA-binding protein (U1 snRNP-like), putative gives MPKYYCEYCDIYLTHSSPVGRRQHIHGRKHISAKIEYFQNLLREEGITPQNFLGFLNNRNINNPLGNPMMNYMNTNMYMKYNPMKGYNPYSMRNSHPYRLSLPNNKYSRAGYVPPTHHKYSVNPIHNNYHQTHNNYSYPNSINPNNHINYSNNYGSNNFNNSNEFNKNMNERDNINSNNTHDNNVKTDENDSINNDNPNNTRNLSYEENHYSNDHNKKSFLNNENMKEHLEGDIS, from the coding sequence atgccAAAGTATTATTGTGAATATTGTGATATATATCTAACACACAGTTCACCTGTTGGGAGGCGTCAACATATACATGGGAGAAAACATATTAGTGCCAAGATagaatattttcaaaatttatTAAGAGAAGAAGGTATCACACCACAGAATTTTTTAggatttttaaataatagaaatataaataatccaTTAGGAAATCCTATgatgaattatatgaatacaaatatgtatatgaagTATAATCCAATGAAAGGTTATAATCCCTATTCTATGAGGAATTCACATCCATATCGTTTAAGTCTAcctaataataaatattcaagAGCTGGTTATGTGCCACCAACTCATCATAAATATTCTGTTAACCCAATACACAATAATTACCATCAAACACATAATAACTATTCATACCCTAATTCAATAAATCCAAATAaccatataaattattcaaataattaCGGATCCAATAATTTCAACAATTCaaatgaatttaataaaaatatgaatgaaagggataatataaatagtaataatacacacgataataatgtaaaaacAGATGAAAATGActctataaataatgataatccTAATAACACAAGGAATTTATCATATGAAGAAAATCATTATTCAAATGATCATAATAAGAAAAGTTTTTTAAACAATGAAAATATGAAGGAACATTTAGAAGGTGACATATCTTGA
- a CDS encoding CS domain protein, putative has protein sequence MEREKHENMLMAIARDFNSIDDLIETFLNFLENKTDYFHVMLNDKDVEILSKKYDGAILKNLLNNNNCGFKAHSREQLLIKSFRKHQINYIMRKQPYIIENEEMKNKYLTSCDELKKVKYMPITEHINMKKQESSSKVDSDVHSSNIAQENHISIWNGGKTDKYYWNQALKEINLELPLNEEIKPNDVNVQITNTNIKIYHSGVLKLEGMFYEEVDKQECVWSIEDKKKIIIYLEKKRENWWPCVIKGDTEIDTKNIESKKNLTDFDEKTQGEIRKFLLEQRMKNEGIPTPDDLRKQTMINNVLSSKGSPFDR, from the exons atggaGAGAGAAAAGCATGAAAATATGCTCATGGCAATTGCTCGGGATTTTAATTCAATAGATGATTTAATAGAAACTTTCTTAAACTTCTTAGAAAATAAGACGGACTATTTCCATGTTATGCTTAATGATAAAGATGTAGAAATTTTGTCGAAAAAATATGACGGGGCTATacttaaaaatttattaaataataataactgtGGATTTAAAGCACATAGTAGAGAACAACTTTTAATTAAATCATTTAGAAAAcatcaaataaattatataatgagaAAACAACcatatataatagaaaatgaagaaatgaaaaataaatatttaactTCTTgtgatgaattaaaaaaagtaaaatatatgCCAATAACAGAACATATCAACATGAAAAAACAAGAAAGTTCAAGTAAAGTAGATTCGGATGTACATTCATCTAATATTGCTC aGGAAAATCATATATCTATATGGAACGGAGGGAAAACAGACAAATATTACTGGAATCAGGCCCTAAAAGAGATAAATTTAGAATTGCctttaaatgaagaaattaaaCCGAATGATGTGAATGTTCAAATTACcaatacaaatattaaaatttatcattctg gtgTATTGAAATTAGAAGGAATGTTTTATGAAGAAGTTGATAAACAAGAATGTGTATGGAGTAtagaagataaaaaaaaaattataatttatttagaaaaaaaaagagaaaattgGTGGCCATGTGTAATAAAAGGAGATACAGAAATAGATACCAAAAATATagaatcaaaaaaaaatttaaccGATTTTGATGAAAAAACGCAAGGGGAAATTAGGAAATTTTTACTTGAACAAagaat gAAAAACGAAGGTATACCTACTCCAGATGATTTAAGGAAACAAACCATGATAAATAATGTCTTAAGCAGCAAAGGATCACCTTTTGACAgataa